Within the Siniperca chuatsi isolate FFG_IHB_CAS linkage group LG18, ASM2008510v1, whole genome shotgun sequence genome, the region TGAGGAGCAATTAGCACGGCCTACAGTTGGGCTGTCAAACAAGATGATCCTGATTAGATTCACAGCGGCTACAAACCCACAGCCTAAACATAGCACTAACAACTTTACACTGCATGTGAAGGAGAGTGCATACACCGACAGTACTTTCACCCGGGTTTTGATTTAGTTCTTCAGAAGAAGGTTTGGTTACTGGTAATCCAGTATGTTCGGGTTCAGCACCAAGGCTCTCCAGTAGTAAAAACCATGATGTTGATGTAACTGAGTTCAAGTGCTTCTTTGTTTAAAAGGCTGGTGACAGTCAACATTGTTCATATTTATTCTTAATGAACTGATTCTACTAGTAAGTAtagtgtgtgtatccaaagtctgatatatcttattttgactcagtcccacatacaccgaCCTGCCGCCCCAAATACTTCAAACCTTTACTAGttatctctgctgctttgagctCTCACTCTGGTAATGTTGATTCATACTTGCTTGCAAAGCTGTAATATGTTGTTGTGCATGACAAACATGTAACCAGTGACGGTTGCCAATATGCACATATTCTTAAATTAAAACCATAACTATTGCCCCAACTTGATACACTGAAGGCATATGTGGCGTTTTGATTTAAGGTGGTTTGAGCGTTGCTTTAGGTGCCCTGCATGTTTAGTTTTATCTTATTTGTCCTCCAGAAAAGCCTCTAACATGCACAGAATTATTGCGTTTAATCTTTTCAATTTTGTTTGGCCATTTGTTGAATACCGACCGGCCCGACAGGAGCGTTTTGTGTTATTACTGATTTAAATCATTTACTTCTGCATATTCAGCGTATGATTAAAATACCAAACGCCATGAAAACATGTCAACTGTTTAAAGCTTTCGGCGAGGAAAAGTGCATTTTCTATTTTAGAAGCTATTCGTTAATTAATCTGCTATTGATTGTTAACACGGCAGACAGTATTAGGTTGGAGTTCTTTGAATTACAAGCCATTACATTTCACATGTACATCCTGAACTAAGAGTacagcagagttttttttttgtttcgtTTTGATGGTTTTGCTAAAGGCTAACAAAGCTAAAAGGTAAAAGAAAGTCTTACCAGAGCATCTTTATAGGTTGCTTCTCACATCAGCTCAGTAACTGCATCCCAAATGCAACCACAAGAGCGGTTACATTCACAGCTAACCCCTTTCACCAACACCTCACACAGTTTCTGTCTCACTGCAATAACGGCTCTGAAATGAATAATCGGACAAATTCTCTTGCACTtatatatgttaaatatgttttttacaACTCGTGCCTTGGCCATCACATTCAATAATGCACGCTTAAGAAGTAAAATGCTGTTAATTTCAAAGAAAAGGCTGTAAAAAGCACCTTAACAGGAAATACTCGTCCGTTTAATATCAAAAGAATAGGCTCGAAAGGTGTGTCTGAAAAGTTTGTAGCTTCACCCAGACAAGCTGTAGTCAGCTTGTATTCTCCAACAGTGACCCTTTCCCACTACAATAAAACTGtcttaaaatgtccttttgcAGCATTTTATATATTTGCCCAAATAAGCAAGAATATTACTAAATATACAGCTTCGGTTTAACATTAGCATAGTTAGCAAGTGCAGCTGCGACGGAGCAAGCATGCAAGGGGTGTAGGTTTCCCAACCAGTGGCCATGTCAGTCCTCCTCTGGAGGAAATTTGTTTGAACCAGCGGACCCGCCACCACAGCCATGCTTTGAAACTCCGATTATAATTTGGTCAAAGCCCTCAGTCGGCCCCCCCCCAACTGTCAGAGGTactgtgaattttgtgtctctgtactGGTCATATTCACTACATGTAATGCCAAAGCAACAACTGTGTTATTACAGAAGGTCCAATGTAACGGACTGACGGTCTCAAGCAAGCTACAAGTTTCTGCAAGTTCATGTTaataccatacagacatgaacCGAAACCAATAACTGCCTGAAGGCAGGAAACCCACATATGTCAGcttagaagaaagaaaaaaaaacaactaatggttagcagtaatgtaaagtaaatgtGATTTGGGCTCAAACATGGGGAACTCCTGGTGGGGTTGTTAAATTGTTTCAAAGAACTGAAGCACCGAGAAATATGTTGTGATAGACGAGTCAAATCACGTCAAGTTATAAAAGAGAGCACATCACACAGTGAGGGGTCTGACGTTAACCCATGTCAGGTGTCAGTTAAGAAACATAATCAGCTGTTCTGTACTGAACTGCCAGAGGGGAGAATTCATTACAAAACCTAAAGTGCCTTTTCACCATGCATCGTTTTCTTAAAGCTGTCCAGAGGGCAGGGGATTTCTGCTCTCCAGGATAGATGAATGGATAAATGGGGTAATGAATGATTTTATATAATTCTAAACTCTAATATGTGAACGGCAATTGATCTAGACTAGCACATTTAATTAGCTATTATAGAATATCCTTTAAGTAAATCATTTCAgttgaaaataaatcaacagGCTTCATATTCATTACTGTGTGTAAGGCGCTGTCTGGATCATAGCTTTCTGCTGATCTGCCAAGACAAGTCAGTAAGTAACTGAACAGCTGACCTCCTCCGACATCTCTCTTGGTTTAAATATAATGGCAATTAAACTCACATCAACGCCGCGAAGCCAGAGCCACTGGGTTTAcacgtgtgtgggtgtgtcaaTAATAGTTTTAGAGTTTGTGATTAATAAATGTGAAGGCGATAACTGTAGACATGATGAACACAAATTAAATCCGACAGCGGTGCCAACTGCAGGCTAAGATCTGCTCTACACAAAGCCGCTCTTCACACAACGGTTATCATTTGACTAAACTCAAAACTCGCTGTCAAATTTACAAACCTCGTATGAAAAGCAACTACCtcaataaccaaatttaaaacCACATCCTCTTCAATCAAGTTGCATGCCTAAAACCTGGTGTGATGAGACACAATCAAGCCCCGGACAAGCTGCGTAGCAGGGACAAAAGGATGTGCAATCATGTGTAGATGTTTGAGGGGGGGGTGTAttatttaaatcagattttagCTGTAGTCTCTGATGGCCTACTCATGCTGAGTTCTTGCAAACGGCATGGATGAGCAGAGGTTTCGGATCAAGAAGTGCACACACTGATCTGCATCAAAGGGCTCACAGCGTATACAACAGCACAGACAAGACTCCAGAAATGTGTTGCACATgctacagaaaacacatttaggATCAGACTGTAAGTCAGGGAGCAAGTGAAGCATGTCTGACAGAACATTTTGGCACAGATAGCAAGGAAGGCACATTAACAACACTTGGTATTGTTTGAACAACATGTCAATGACAAAATATTCTGCATGCAGCTGCATCACAGCCTGCTGTTGCAGCCCTCAGTAAGCTGCAGGAGGGGGTTTCTGACAGGCTAACACTAGGTTAACTTCTTGGTAAGTTACAGGTGTAAAATGGCATGCAGGTTAAGTCACTgcatggctgtttttggtgACATCATGAAGCCACTGAGTCGGTGCACGTTTGCAGAAATCTCAACTGGCACAAAAGGCTCTACAGTCATTATTTCACTTAGCATCTGCAATAAGTCACAGGTTTGAGAGGAAGCACGCCTCCATCTCGCTGTATGGCTGCATAGCATGCACAATAGATTCATGCATTTGACAGGCAATTAAAACACAAGCCTGGGCCACAGCACGACACTTAAGCTCTTTGTAAATGTGGTTACCTGGGCTCAGGCAGGATGATTTTCTTACTCGCCCGGGCCGCTGGAGTAGATTTGCTCTTCTCCATCGCCATCAAATAACTGACATCGGCGAGTACTGCTTCAAGGTCCGCCATCTTTCGACCCTGGGACGaccaaatcaataaaaaaaaaataataataataataataaccggACTGGGGATGGGTTTTGCTTTtagggattttttaaaaaaaacagcgtCCTCCACCAGATACGAGCAACATCAAGCGCCGAGGTGCGTGACGGGGGCCGGCTGAGCGGGCGGCGGGGCTGACCAGCGACCGGAACGGTGTCGTTGTCTCCGGCTGCAGTCTGTTCACTTCGCCTCAAACTGCCATCAGCGCGGCGGAAAGGGGGAAATTCAGGAGGGAAGACATTGGGTGACAGGTTACCGGAGAAACACACAGTCACTGGGGCCGCTAGCTCACCGCCCTTGTAATCCCATTTAGTGCAACAACAAAACGCAGGTTTCTCTCGGGCGTGTTTGTGAGGAAAGGACTGATGAGATCTGGTTTTGAGGCCGGCACTTCCTCGCTTTACAGCAATGCGATATGTCTCACACAGATAGGTTAGATGCACCAGATGCTGGATCTGGGGACAGCTGTCAGAATCCTACAGGTCCTCTGGGGGACTTTCCTGGTCCTCTTGACGGAAACGTGTCCAAAACGACTGGTTTGTCTCCAGTGCTGCATGTGTTTCagatggggggggggtccttaaaatgtaaacactgtGCTGtcgagaaaataataataataaaaaggtgCTAATTTAGCGGAGTGGCTGCACGGTGAAAATGTGACTGTGCACCTTTCTTTGCTTTGACAGCCTCACCGGAATAAAACAGGGGCACGTGCAGTCGGTTGTCTTCGTCTCAGACCGAAAAAAGGGAGACTCGGGAGGGAGGACacgcggcggcggcggcaggtTGAAATGTGTCTCATCGGGATGCTAGTTCGTCGTCCTTAATGTCCCGCCTGCTGCACCGCGAATACGAGCCTCTCAGACGCGCGTTGGCACAAATAAAACCACACGAGCTCAGGTTAAAGACGAGCCAGGACTCCATTAAAATCGACACACCGCGGTTGTTTATGTTGCCGTCGTCGTCGTCGTTGCTGGCTGGCTTCCTGTGTTATAACTGAAATGCTCCCCAACGGCTCAActaccacaaaaaaaaaaaaaaaaaaatgtcgcCCGAAAAGATGTGTTTAAACACCCTAACAGGTTTAGCACCAAAATCCAGTCCAAGCAAGAGGGTGTTATCAACTAAATCACAAGCCAAATCCGCCGAAAGCTAACTTGTTTTAGCCTCCGGGCGATTTCGATATTTGGGTTCGTCTGCTAGTTAGCCACCGCGCTAGCTAGCAAAATGAAACCTGCTAGCCAGTAGGCTAACTATCGAATAAGGTATGGAGTGATTAATCAATCTATACATCTAGTTCGGATTATTTCAGTTAATTAGATACGTAAAAAAATGCCCTCGTTGCCAGAGGCAAACGGAGTCTCTAGCTGGCGGACTAACAGTAAGTTAGCACTGGCTCGGTTTCAGACAGAGATGTACTTAATAACGCGAAGCTAACGGCTGCGAGTATTGGGGAAGTCTTGCAGCGTttccgacaacaacaacaaaaaaaaaacagtcttcCGAGAGTCCAATGGCTtcaaaaacaaaggcaaaatcGCACAAAATAATCCATAGCTGCTTGTTGAGTTACCCCGAgctttgggggggggggacccTCCTCGCCTGGAGACCCAGCACAGAGCTACAGACTGTGGGCtggtggaggaggggagggagcgCTGGGAGATGTAAAATCGTCTGGCCAGCGGTAGTTTGCTTGTTTAAACGATAACTTTGAAACTGCGGTTAGCTGATAAAAAAAGGCAACGGGGGGGGAGGAGGGCGGGCAACAATTTCGACCAACCCGAACTAATTTTAAAATACCTCACACGGCACTGCGCTGGTGGGCTTCTCTCGTAAATCGACCGCAGAAGAGGTCGATGTCTCGAATAAATCGAGGGGAGCCGAGCGGGTCGTCGCGCTCCGCCTGCCCCAAACGGCTCCTGCCTGCCGGGCTATCCGCGCTCGGGGAGCCCGCTCTCGGCTAGTTCAGTAGCTAAGTAGCTAAACCAAGTGTCCGTCCGCCGCCAGCCGATACCGCCCGCTCCTCTCGATTAAGCTGTTGGTTTTCCAGCTCCGATATGGCACATTAGAGCTTAGTTGAAGTCCCGCTTcgatatattttttctgtgtgtttcgcTAGCACCGCGGCGCTGCTCGCTCTGTGgttccacttcctcccactgcgGCGGGGAGAGCCTTGTAAAACCCGGGGCGGGTCATCGCCGGCTGGAGCCGGAGCGCGTTACCTGCTGGTGGGTGTTGTGAGGGGAAAGGGTTTGTGTTTTAGCTATTTTACAAAAGCAatgttgttggggttttttgttttgaatccGAAATAAAAAAGCCAACACGTATTATCACAGTTTCATAATtagggatgttttttttttaaacagatttggacctctttttctttctgtcagtgGTGATTTACAGTGGGAATAGCATCGACCAGTCTGCATGGGCTACAGGAAACCAGAGGGGGGCTACTTGAGAAAGAGAGGACGACACATTTAGGCCTATTTGAACTGGATAAGCCTCACTGCAGCACActtagcagacagacaggcttcACTCATCCCCgccggtgtgtgtctgtattgaATAAGTTGTTTTTCACATTGAATCTGCATGTTCACGAAGCAGCAGCCTCTGATAAATGGCATTACAGCACAGTAACTGATTTTCTATAGGATGCTTAAGTGAGCTGGATGTGTGGTTTCGGTGGAAACGCAGTGCCGTTTCCTGGCCAGCAATGGTACTGCTCCTCATACACTGCGATGGTGGAGGCCTGCAGGCTGCAGGAGGCCCACACAGCAGATAACACCATGTTTCATAAACAGGGATGTTTTATAGTTTGGCTGTGCAGAAAAAGCATGCcagaccagtggtggaagaagatcttagatcctttacttgagtaacaATCTGAGCTGAAACTGTTAGTTGGTCAACATAAAATGAATCTGcaatcaatgtttttttaataaaaaacctGCTCTGGCGTCTTAAATGTGGGGATTTCCTGCTGTTCTTTATCCCATATGATAGTAAGCTGAACGTCtttgggtttggactgttgcttggataaaaaaaggaatttaaatATTACGTTTTTCTTTtactattttctcacattttatagacaaaacggtCCCCAATTAACCCCATCAGTTAATGggggaaataataataagatgaATCGATAATAAACATAATCCACAGTTGTTGCAGTCCTTGTAACAACACCACAGTGTAAAcatattacaagtaaaagtcctgcattcaaaatgtagtaaaagtactcattatgtagCAACATGGCCGTTGGCTGTGTGATATTATCACATATAGTGGATTTTTGTAACTAATGCACAAACATGTAACTGtaaacattttagtgttttagctGGTCCAGGTGGAGCTCATTTCATCTGCTTTACTGGATGTTTCAGTctataacaatatattttaatcaaatgatgttttgtttgtaaaatcttaaaccTATGAAGCAACAACAGCTGTCCgatagtggagtgaaaagtacaatatctcgCCCCGACGtttagtggagtggaagtaacAGGAAGTGGAAACAGTCAGCagtcaagtacctcaaaagtgcACTTAAGCACAGTGCTTCGTGTAAATGTACTTCGTTACGTTCCACCACTGTGCCACACGAAGTTGCAGCAACATTATCACACTTCAGCAGAAATGTTGACGTTTTATAACCGAGCACAACAGCGCTTCCCAACCTGAGGGTCAGGGCCCCCGCGAGGGGTCGCGTCGATGAATCAGAGGAGTCACGAGATGattaacagaaagaaaaaccaTTATTTTCAGACATTCCTCTGATCTTTGCCTTTATCCGTCTTTCTTCTTACTAGATCATTTTACTTCTGaaggactgaaaaaaaaatcacctgtcTGATTGAACTGGTCAACATATTGTTTTTAGGAGTCACAAGTCAAACAGGTTGGCAACCGGTGGCCTCAAAGTTACGTAGATTTACAAGATAGAACATACTGTGGATTTGTTTTTggcaagaaacagaaaatagctCATCCATTTTGAGCATTTTGAGATAGTGAAATGCTTGTAAATttatacaattaaataaaattatatgtACTTTTGCTACAGCTGCAACTGatgattcttttcttttaatcaatTGATTCTTTTttagattaatcatttagtgtATAAACCACcggaaaatagtgaaaaatgcccaaagTGATGCctccaaatgtcttgttttgtcctaaACCCAAtgtaatgtttggcatttttgcttgataattttaatgattaatggattatcaaaatggttACAGATGAATTTTCAGTCGGTCGACTAATCGACAACTAGGCTGTTATATAATAAACTATAAACTCAGTTCTCAACCTTTTATTGCCAGAACTCGTGTGAACCGTGTTGGAGTGATTGTAATTCAGAAAAACATGAGCATAAGTGTGGAactatccatctatctattaGATAAGCAGATACATTGGTGGAAGTCGGTAAGGTTTAAGAAAGACAGTTTATTCAGCACTGGGAGGCAGCAGGGGTCAAAGGTAAAGGGTCACATGGGCGAAAGGGTTTGGAGTAAGTTGTTACTGCTGAATACGGCGGATGGACTGGATCTGAGGGGTCTGGCAGTGGGAGCCAAACTCCCTGAAGTGTTTGAACTCCCCACAGTGACGATCACACTCCATGATATACTGGTATCCACGATAACCAGGGTACTGGTAGCACACAAATCTGTTGAgaaatcacagagagagaaagaggggggggAGGAAGTACAGATGAAATGTTGCAAAAGATTGTTGTTGTGAAAGTCTGACCGGGATTATTTCTGAACGGCTGAAAAAAATAGGTGCATAGGAAATAGAAATGTGGAAGTAAAGGAGAAGCTGTAAAGCAGATGGGGACACTCACGCTCCAGACTGGATCCTGAGAGAGCCAACTTCATTGTTGCACCAGCCCATGGCCTGCAGGGAGGGGTAATCGTCGCTAAGCTCACCCTTACGGCCCAGGAAGTTCTCACGCTCATAGATAGTCATACGACACTCTCTGTGGTTCTGgggaaacaaaagaacaaacaataCATATGAGTTGTTTTTCCAGTCAAATCGACACAAAAAAGACCAACGAAAGAAGAAAAGGTGAGAAAGTAATCCATGTTTAACTTACAGCACAGGCAATAGGTCTGAAGGAGGTCATCCTCTCAATGTGATAGGCATTGCTGCCACCGAAAGCATCACACTGGGGGTACTCTCCCCTCTCCAGCACAAACTGCTGTCCCTGGTAGGAGGCGTGCTCATAACCCACCCAGCTGTGGAAAAGCAAGGGAAGAGACTCTGCGTTAATAATGATCACTTTCTCATGACTTTTGTCTCTGTCAAAGCCACATAGCCTGTTAATGTCAGGGCACGTTAACcttagttttactttttttattttggagttTTATGACAGCGACAGAGTTGCATTTTCCACTCCCTTCTGCGGATGTAAAACTATGCTGTTTACTCACGCTCCGCTCTCCACCCTGAGGGAGCGCACAGTCTCGAAGCCAAACTCCATCACGTTGCAGCACTCAGAGGTGAACTCATGGCGACGGCCCTGGAAGCACTCCTCGTCGAAGACAATGATCTGACGGGGAAATGCAGACGTGTAAAAGAGGCATATGGATACAGAaccacatagaaacacacaaaaaaaatatacaatttgATGTAAGAAATCAATTCAGCAGTTTAATTTAGTCATAAAATTCAGTTAGTTGTGATTGTTAAATGCACCAAATTGGGAGAAAGTGTTCTTTTAGCATTAGGATTATGATAAAGAAGGCTAAAGGTTTTTATAGTGTCCTAACATGGTCTGCGTTTATTCTGTTCTCTGCTAGGAAAGAAATGGCAGCTGGGCCCCGAGAGCTGGTGATAAACCGTCAGTGGAGACGTTTTAATGGAGACAGCCGGTCACATCTCAGGGGAAACTTTCAGGTTGAAAAGCCCTCCAGCGAGGTGATGTATGAATCTGTGTTTCCATCTGCAGACTCACCTTCCAGTGGCCGGAGAACTTGGTGCAATGGTGAGTCATCTTGtctgcaagagaaaaaaaacataagatGGCTGAAAGGGACCTTCAGTAAAGAGATTACAGTGAGGACAGCTAAGACTTTGTGCGCATAGTCTGAGAGGTTAGCTAAACATGCATTCAATTCtgatgcaggaaaaaaaaggttcagCATCAAAGAAATGCACAAATTGGCagttaaaacatgcaaagtaATCCAAAAACAGCACAACAGGAGAGCCTCTATTATAAACCTTTCATCACAACAACTTCACTGCTGCTATACAGCTCGTTAAATGGCCTATTCAACAGCAACAGTGTGCGTTTCAGAAGGTTGAAAAGCACCAGCAACACAATGTCCTGGATACTGGAATCGGCCCATAGTTCCCAGACTGAAAGCACCAGCGTCTATTTATAGTTCCTACACAGAGCTGAAGAGGGTCAAAGAAGCCACTTCTTTCTCCCACCCGTTCTATCTCTTTATCTTATTTTCTGCccatttcctctctgctgctgctactgagattttccaccactgtttatcTTACCCACTGGGCGCAGTGACGGCCTTTGGGCCCTGGAGCCCGGATGGCT harbors:
- the cryba4 gene encoding beta-crystallin A4, whose amino-acid sequence is MTHHCTKFSGHWKIIVFDEECFQGRRHEFTSECCNVMEFGFETVRSLRVESGAWVGYEHASYQGQQFVLERGEYPQCDAFGGSNAYHIERMTSFRPIACANHRECRMTIYERENFLGRKGELSDDYPSLQAMGWCNNEVGSLRIQSGAFVCYQYPGYRGYQYIMECDRHCGEFKHFREFGSHCQTPQIQSIRRIQQ